Proteins found in one Plasmodium gaboni strain SY75 chromosome 13, whole genome shotgun sequence genomic segment:
- a CDS encoding hypothetical protein (conserved Plasmodium protein, unknown function), translated as MKMELLNIKNNDNIPLGSMRYTDLPYGCESELSSNEESPFFSVGDFTNELHSSFDDISDYILVDESDLKRDRSENTTGSESNVMLASMRGDDKRGGNEKIKKELKSFSYSEESKTCSDNTHNEDGSKKQNFSRTLGTEGRKRMLKLLRRAYKYNDECKIIMKNKNPPLSISFLPYFNLNMLWQLAEDFGVYNEALKIHRECIKKRNASVKLKASARASANYNLQDITKVSKNTKTEYGSDIASNADMNTAEDYDMTNASVNEDGQGKRKRKKISF; from the coding sequence atgaaaatggaattattaaatataaaaaacaatGATAATATTCCATTGGGCTCAATGAGATATACAGATTTGCCATATGGTTGTGAGAGTGAATTATCATCAAATGAAGAATCTCCATTTTTCTCAGTAGGCGATTTTACTAACGAATTACATAGTAGTTTTGATGATATTTCTGACTATATATTAGTAGATGAGTCAGATTTAAAAAGGGACAGATCTGAGAATACGACAGGAAGTGAAAGTAATGTAATGTTAGCATCTATGCGAGGTGATGATAAAAGAGGTggaaatgaaaaaataaaaaaggagTTGAAAAGTTTTAGTTATTCTGAAGAAAGTAAAACATGTAGTGATAATACTCATAATGAAGATGGAAgtaaaaaacaaaattttaGTAGAACATTAGGAACAGAAGGAAGAAAAAGAATGttaaaattattaagaagagcatataaatataatgatgaatgtaagataataatgaaaaataaaaaccCACCATTATCAATAAGTTTCTTACcttattttaatttaaatatgttaTGGCAACTAGCTGAAGATTTTGGAGTATATAATGAAGCCTTGAAAATTCATAGGgaatgtattaaaaaaagaaatgcAAGTGTAAAACTTAAGGCAAGTGCACGAGCTAGTGCGAATTATAATTTACAAGATATTACAAAGGTATCAAAAAACACGAAAACAGAATATGGATCAGATATTGCATCTAATGCAGATATGAACACAGCAGAAGATTATGATATGACCAATGCATCAGTTAATGAAGATGGACAAGgaaaaaggaaaagaaaaaaaattagcttttaa
- a CDS encoding hypothetical protein (conserved Plasmodium protein, unknown function~part of same gene as PGSY75_1339700A~gap found within coding sequence), with translation DKEKYCNKEKVWTQNMNDMKEKINTLINTIKEYEEENKNLQNIINQKNDTITNIVNDILLVKNVYEDLIKEKDMNEIDKNNLTQKIKYYENDIICLQNNIDRLKKRNNNLNEDVRKKEKIIITLKNENMYLKKENDIFNNNFLSIKGDDDKIKIYSTDLTDSTDDQEKDDKRDDTYNISDDNYIKKKNEEQSLENEKNINKDAFLNSNILKFENYINYNNTITNDNLSNNIEREKKGNNDLSKKKKKKDKELKDYLKSENISNDIEKKENNNVDLIIQRRVCNDKLYNKTKEDIKQKRANYSDDYDSYSDISKDQEGHHNKMDNNNKRDNYHNNNNKRDNYHNNNKRDNYHN, from the coding sequence agataaagaaaaatattgtaACAAGGAAAAAGTATGGACACAGAATATGAATGatatgaaagaaaaaataaatactttaataaatacaataaaagagtatgaagaagaaaataagaatcttcaaaatattattaatcAGAAAAATGATACAATAACAAATATAGTTAATGATATCTTGCTTGTAAAAAATGTGTATGAAgatttaataaaagaaaaagatatgAATGAAATAGATAAGAATAATCTTACACAAAAGATTAAGtattatgaaaatgatataatatgtcttcaaaataatatagatagattaaaaaaaagaaataataatttaaatgaagatgtaaggaaaaaagaaaaaataattatcacattaaaaaatgaaaatatgtatttaaaaaaagaaaatgatatatttaataataatttcttaAGTATCAAAGGGGACgatgataaaataaaaatttattcTACAGATTTGACAGATTCGACAGATGATCAAGAAAAAGATGACAAAAGAGATGacacatataatataagtgatgataattatataaaaaaaaaaaatgaagaacAATCTTTAGAAAAcgaaaaaaatataaacaagGATGCTTTTTTAAATAGTAACATTTTGAAGTttgaaaattatatcaattataataatactataacaaatgataatctttctaataatattgaaagagagaaaaaaggaaataacGATTTgtcaaaaaaaaaaaaaaaaaaagataaagaattaaaggattatttaaaatctgagaatatttcaaatgacatagaaaagaaagaaaataataatgttgATTTGATTATTCAAAGAAGAGTATGTAATgacaaattatataataaaacaaaggaggatattaaacaaaaaagGGCGAATTATAGTGATGATTATGATAGTTATTCGGATATATCAAAAGATCAAGAAGGAcatcataataaaatggataataataataaaagagataattatcataataataataataaaagagataattatcataataataataaaagagataattatcataat
- a CDS encoding hypothetical protein (conserved Plasmodium protein, unknown function~part of same gene as PGSY75_1339700B~gap found within coding sequence), with translation MDAYESPSEVLKKKKQKNQKKENALIITSEEKKKSSLEKNNKMENEKKLKFIDIFDEQYELGISNEIILNNNKINRNKQDIRNNNDNINNQHYLINSLKKIRAKDKYFFHTSEFKEKKDDLYSFN, from the coding sequence ATGGATGCTTACGAGTCTCCTTCTGAggttttaaaaaaaaaaaaacaaaagaaccaaaaaaaagagaatgctcttattattacaagtgaagagaaaaaaaaaagttcactcgaaaaaaataataaaatggagaatgaaaagaaattaaaatttattgATATTTTTGATGAACAGTATGAATTAGGAATAAgtaatgaaataatattaaataataacaaaataaatagaaataaaCAAGATATcagaaataataatgataatataaataatcaacattatttaataaacagtttaaagaaaataagGGCAAAAgacaaatatttttttcatacttcagaatttaaagaaaagaaagatgatttatattctttCAATCA